One window of the Microcoleus sp. FACHB-831 genome contains the following:
- a CDS encoding transposase family protein has protein sequence MVDVTIVQLGKTSDINLFRPTQHKLTLEQKFMEDKAYKRETAITNFYKKPNNSELSESQKQQNKELFSLRIGVEHLIGIIKIVRVAGEKILLPRTQYKKVILTVCGLVRLRINRAVLLNIKSV, from the coding sequence ATTGTTGATGTTACTATTGTTCAACTGGGGAAAACAAGTGACATTAATTTATTTCGACCAACCCAGCATAAACTTACTCTAGAACAAAAATTTATGGAAGATAAGGCATATAAACGAGAAACTGCTATTACTAATTTTTATAAGAAGCCAAATAACAGCGAATTATCAGAGTCGCAAAAACAACAAAACAAAGAGTTGTTCTCATTACGCATAGGCGTAGAACATTTGATAGGAATAATCAAAATAGTTCGGGTAGCTGGCGAAAAAATTCTCCTACCTCGTACTCAGTACAAAAAAGTAATTTTGACAGTTTGTGGTTTAGTGCGCTTACGGATTAATAGAGCAGTTTTACTAAATATTAAAAGTGTTTAA